The sequence AAAGTATTTTTCTCTAATAATTTTTTAAATCTAATAGAATCTTCATACATATTAATATTATTAAATAAAACATATATTTCATTTGCTTTTTTAGAATAATTGAAAATTTTTTCTTTAAGAGAAAGAAGATCATTATCTGAAAATTTATAATAATACATTTTTTTAGATAATCCATGAAGTCTATAATATGCTATTTCATTTATATAGCATGGTTTATTTATAAATGGATCAACAACATGTGTTATAGAATATTTTTCTAATATTTTTGAAAGTTTATCATAAATTTCTAACCATTTCTCTCCTCTAGTTTCCCATACAATTTTTAATTCACTATATTTTATTTTTGAGAAAAATTTCTCAGCTTTATTTAAATATTCTGGAGTAAATGAAGCAGGTGTTTGAAATAAAAGAATTTTTGATTTAAGATTTTTACATAATTCAATCATTTGATTTAAATAATCTAGGCATTCCTTTTTTATTTCCATTTTATAATCATGAGTTATTCCTTGATATGCTTTTAAAGCATATTCAAAATTTTCTGGTGCTTCATTTCTCCATTTTTGAGCTAATTTTATTGAAGGAATTTTATAGAAAGTAGAATTTATTTCAACTAGATCAAATTCTTTATAATATTTTTCTTTAGCTATTGGAAAGCCACAACAACCTATTTTTATAATAGTCATAATTTTCACTTTTTTATTTAATTATTTTTAATCTTTTTATTGAATCTATAAGTTCCTCTACATTGGGTTTAAGAGATAAAACAAGAGGTATATAATCTAATTCAGCTAATTCTATAGCAAGTTTATCTACATCATCTTGGCTTTTAGGACCATGTATTACAACCATTTTTGGTTTTATTGGATAAATTCTTACAGCTACCATAGGAGACCTTCCTTTACTAACATCTATAAAAATTAATGCTCTCATAGAATTTATTCCAAATAATTGAATAAATTCATTTCCTGTAAGTGTTTTTATTGCTTCAATGCTATTTATTATAGTATAACCATATATTGGTAAATTTATACTTT is a genomic window of Nitrososphaerota archaeon containing:
- a CDS encoding DUF72 domain-containing protein → MTIIKIGCCGFPIAKEKYYKEFDLVEINSTFYKIPSIKLAQKWRNEAPENFEYALKAYQGITHDYKMEIKKECLDYLNQMIELCKNLKSKILLFQTPASFTPEYLNKAEKFFSKIKYSELKIVWETRGEKWLEIYDKLSKILEKYSITHVVDPFINKPCYINEIAYYRLHGLSKKMYYYKFSDNDLLSLKEKIFNYSKKANEIYVLFNNINMYEDSIRFKKLLEKNTLPKTLWGIDAIIEKLSSIKFPISKKEIIEKYGKKKVFVTSSLYMSIFDIFKKVSDKKYKSLKEIKDELESIISEKVS